GAGGCATTGGTGCAGTCGGGTGTGCTGGGGGATGTACATACTATAGAGGTATGGACGGACCGCCCGGTTTGGCCGCAAGGCGTGAAATCGCCCAGAGACAAAGGAGAGTCGCAGCCGGTTCCGGCAGGTGTTGATTGGGACCTGTGGCTGGGTACAGCTCCCAAACGTGATTATCATGAAGCTTATATGCCTTTCAGATGGCGCGGATACTGGGATTTCGGGACAGGGGCGCTGGGGGATATGGGCTGCCACTTTATAGATGTTCCCTTCCGGGCAATGAAACTTGGATACCCTACTTCGGTTGAATGTAGCGTAGGGTCAGTTTACTCCGACTTTTTCCAACAGGCGTTTTTCGACGATGTGTGCCCGCCTTCTGCCAACATACATTTGAAATTCGCTTCCAAAACGCCCGGTAAGGAGATAAGCTTTAACTGGTACGACGGAGGCATGCGACCGCAACTTCCTGATGGCTGTGATTATAAAAGGGTTTTTGGCAGCGTCGACGGCGGTATGCTTTTCATTGGTACCAAAGGCATATTAAGCGCTGAAATGTTTGGAGAGAACCCCAAATTATGGCCGGAGAAGAAATTTGAAACAGTAAGAATAGCTACAAAGCCCCGCGCATTGGTACCGGGAAGTTGGGAAGGCCATCAGCAGCAATTTGTTCAGGCTTGCAAAAAAGGATATGGCACCTACACAAGCTCGTCTTTTGAAGAGTCGGGACCATTGACAGAAATCGTACTGATGGGGAACCTGGCGGTAAGATCCTACTTATATCGGGAAAGCAAAGCCGATGGAAAAGGAGTGAATTTCCCCGGAAGGCAAAAACTGATCTGGGACGGCGCTAATATGAAGATTACTAATTTTGATATCGCCAATCAGTTTGTCAAAAGAGAGTACCGGACTGGCTGGTAACACTTCGACTGCGCTCAGTGTGACAAGACCGATGATCTGTCACACTGAGCGTTGTCCTGTTGAACGGAGCCGAAACACTATAACTCCAATTCTCGCAAGTACATTTGGACGGTATTCTCCAAGCCAATGTATAGCGCGTCGGAAATCAATGCGTGCCCAATGGAAACTTCGTCCATCCAGGGAATGCTTTGTTTTAAAAAATGAAGATTGTCCAGACTTAAATCATGGCCGGCATTTAACCCAAGCCCAACTTCCCGCGCCTTCTCTGCTGCGCGGATAAATGGCAAGACAGCTTTTTGTCTATTTTCAAAGTAGCCTGCCGCGTAAGGTTCGGTATAGAGTTCCACACGGTCGGCGCCGCATATTTTTGCTCCTTCCACCATATTTTCATCGGGATCTACAAAGACCGAAACCCTGATACCGGCTGATTTGAATATTTGTACCAGATCAATCAGCTCGCTCCTGTTTTTGACCGTGTCCCAGCCTGCATTGGAAGTAATGGCATGCAATGCGTCGGGTACCAACGTCACCTGGTCCGGTTTGTTTGCCAAAACGAGTTCCACAAACTTTTTTTCGGACGGATTACCTTCAATGTTGAACTCGGTAGTCACGACTTCTTTTAGATCAAACACGTCCTGGTAGCGGATATGCCGCTCGTCGGGGCGCGGATGGACGGTAATACCCTGCGCTCCAAACCGCTCACAATCCAGCGCTACTTTCAAAACATTGGGATTGTCACCTCCGCGTGAGTTCCTGAGCGTGGCGATTTTGTTGATGTTAACGCTTAGACGGGTCATTTTTTAATTTTGAATGAGTGAATGAGTGAATGATAGGGTCGACGGCGCGATGAAAGTGTGGGTGAATAGCG
The genomic region above belongs to Dyadobacter pollutisoli and contains:
- a CDS encoding Gfo/Idh/MocA family protein, producing MENQEEVSNKDIKRRDFIKAGALAAGSFMIVPRHVLGKGFIPPSDKLNIAAVGCGGKADVNIRLAYNNGAENFVALCDVDDRQSEKYRKQFPNAPYYKDYRKMLEKEAKNIDAVIVTTPDHMHFPVAMAAIELGKHVYVEKPLTKDIWEARNLTLAAKKYKVVTQMGNQGSSSDGTRQTEALVQSGVLGDVHTIEVWTDRPVWPQGVKSPRDKGESQPVPAGVDWDLWLGTAPKRDYHEAYMPFRWRGYWDFGTGALGDMGCHFIDVPFRAMKLGYPTSVECSVGSVYSDFFQQAFFDDVCPPSANIHLKFASKTPGKEISFNWYDGGMRPQLPDGCDYKRVFGSVDGGMLFIGTKGILSAEMFGENPKLWPEKKFETVRIATKPRALVPGSWEGHQQQFVQACKKGYGTYTSSSFEESGPLTEIVLMGNLAVRSYLYRESKADGKGVNFPGRQKLIWDGANMKITNFDIANQFVKREYRTGW
- a CDS encoding pyridoxine 5'-phosphate synthase — translated: MTRLSVNINKIATLRNSRGGDNPNVLKVALDCERFGAQGITVHPRPDERHIRYQDVFDLKEVVTTEFNIEGNPSEKKFVELVLANKPDQVTLVPDALHAITSNAGWDTVKNRSELIDLVQIFKSAGIRVSVFVDPDENMVEGAKICGADRVELYTEPYAAGYFENRQKAVLPFIRAAEKAREVGLGLNAGHDLSLDNLHFLKQSIPWMDEVSIGHALISDALYIGLENTVQMYLRELEL